A window of the Hevea brasiliensis isolate MT/VB/25A 57/8 chromosome 6, ASM3005281v1, whole genome shotgun sequence genome harbors these coding sequences:
- the LOC110660235 gene encoding putative receptor-like protein kinase At3g47110 isoform X3 has product MLEVLLMCINNVNGKFPASLGNLSSLAILSAAWMELEGNIPHEFGQLTGLEFFAVMGNKLSGIFPSSFFNISSLNEFSIAENKFRGSLPNNIGITLPNLQRIGIGDNLFSGSIPNSFCNASQLELLDLSINNFEGQVPNCLGNLQSLFRLTVSDNNLGYNSTNDLDFLTSLKNCSNLQELGFDINKFGGVLPNSIANLSVQLEKLYFGNNQIRGTIPEALENLINLILLAMEGNLFTGVIPSWVGKLRKLQNLFLYGNRLSGQIPSFIGNLTQLSLLSISRNNLEGNIPESIRNCQSLQKLDISGNNLNGSIPKEVFHLRSLSLYLDLSYNSLTGVLPVDVGKLTNINELDVSGNMLSGEIPGTIGSCSSLEYLFMQENSFQGIIPSSLSSLKGLQGLDLSRNNLTGEIPKDLQSLHYLSYLNLSFNDLMGEIPINGVFRNASAISLIGNNKLCGGVPKLHQPKCPTKAMKKGKSIAIKLAIIIPCVIFCVLLMLASMLAYRRKVSKKSSSDALKELDRLVKVSYKDLYDATSGFSADNLIGSGNFGSVYKGFLNQMERPVAIKVLKLGTKGASKSFVAECKVLRTVRHRNLVKLFTYCSSIDYKQNDFKALVYEFMGNGSLEKWLHHDIHNNNQSRHLNFFQRLTIAIDVASALHYVHDLCEIPIIHCDLKPSNVLLDDEMVAHLSDFGLAKLFLNTNDASQTQTSSIGIRGTIGYAPPEYAMGGTVSKEGDVYSYGILVLEMFSGKRPTDKIFGDLLNLHNFVKDALPKRLSQITCPTLLSRGMEETPTRNAETEEQIEIYAETEPRNNGNLSQTSISKEKDCLLSVFKVGVACSAESPKDRMSMRDVVKELHLIRSIFLGVRIYE; this is encoded by the exons ATGCTTGAAGTGCTTCTGATGTGCATAAACAATGTAAATGGAAAATTTCCAGCTTCCCTTGGCAATCTTTCATCGCTTGCTATCCTTAGTGCAGCATGGATGGAGTTGGAGGGAAATATTCCACATGAATTTGGCCAATTAACAGGCTTAGAATTTTTTGCTGTTATGGGCAATAAACTATCTGGTATATTTCCTTCATCCTTTTTCAATATTTCGTCTCTTAATGAATTCTCAATTGCGGAAAACAAGTTTAGGGGTAGCCTACCAAACAACATAGGGATTACTCTCCCAAATCTCCAACGGATTGGTATTGGAGATAATTTGTTTTCTGGGTCAATTCCAAATTCCTTTTGCAATGCATCCCAACTGGAACTACTTGATCTTTCCATAAATAATTTTGAAGGACAAGTACCGAATTGTCTGGGAAATTTACAAAGTCTTTTTAGGCTAACCGTTTCCGATAATAATCTAGGGTATAATTCCACAAATGATTTGGATTTTTTAACATCTTTGAAAAATTGCAGCAATCTGCAAGAATTAGGttttgatataaataaatttgGAGGTGTTTTGCCCAACTCTATAGCCAATCTGTCAGTTCAACTTGAGAAGCTATATTTTGGAAATAATCAAATCAGAGGAACTATTCCTGAAGCATTAGAGAATCTCATCAACTTAATTTTATTGGCCATGGAGGGAAATCTTTTCACTGGAGTCATCCCTTCTTGGGTGGGAAAATTGAGAAAACTTCAAAATTTGTTTTTGTATGGAAATAGATTGTCAGGTCAGATCCCATCCTTTATAGGCAATCTCACTCAACTATCTCTGCTTTCCATTTCACGCAATAATTTGGAAGGAAATATTCCAGAAAGTATAAGGAATTGCCAGAGCTTGCAAAAATTGGATATTTCAGGAAACAACCTCAATGGATCTATACCAAAGGAGGTTTTCCATCTTCGTTCCTTGTCTCTGTACTTAGacttgtcatataattcactaacTGGTGTCCTGCCAGTAGACGTGGGAAAGCTAACAAATATAAATGAGCTGGATGTATCAGGAAACATGCTTTCCGGAGAAATTCCTGGAACCATTGGGTCTTGTTCAAGTTTGGAATATCTCTTTATGCAAGAAAATTCTTTCCAAGGAATCATTCCTTCATCTCTGTCTTCCTTGAAGGGACTCCAGGGATTAGATCTTTCGCGGAACAATCTCACTGGTGAAATTCCAAAAGACCTGCAAAGTTTACATTATCTATCATATTTAAATCTTTCTTTTAATGATCTTATGGGTGAGATTCCAATCAACGGAGTTTTCAGAAATGCAAGTGCAATTTCATTGATAGGTAATAATAAACTTTGTGGTGGTGTGCCAAAACTCCATCAACCAAAATGCCCGACGAAAGCAATGAAGAAGGGAAAGTCCATTGCTATTAAGTTAGCAATCATAATTCCTTGTGTGATTTTTTGTGTCCTATTGATGTTAGCCTCCATGCTTGCTTATCGAAGGAAAGTATCAAAAAAGAGTTCGTCTGATGCACTCAAAGAACTGGATCGCCTTGTAAAGGTGTCTTACAAGGATCTTTATGATGCAACTAGTGGATTCTCTGCTGACAACTTAATTGGATCCGGCAACTTTGGTTCTGTGTATAAAGGATTTCTCAATCAAATGGAAAGACCTGTGGCTATTAAGGTGCTCAAACTTGGAACAAAGGGTGCTTCAAAAAGCTTCGTCGCCGAGTGCAAAGTGTTAAGGACAGTGAGGCATCGGAATCTAGTTAAGCTGTTTACGTATTgctctagcattgattataagcaGAATGACTTCAAAGCTCTAGTATATGAATTCATGGGTAATGGAAGCTTGGAGAAGTGGTTGCATCACGATATCCACAACAATAATCAGTCAAGACATTTGAATTTTTTTCAAAGACTGACTATTGCAATTGATGTGGCATCTGCACTGCATTACGTCCATGACCTTTGCGAAATTCCAATTATTCATTGTGACTTGAAGCCCAGTAATGTTCTTCTTGATGATGAGATGGTTGCACATTTAAGTGATTTTGGTTTGGCTAAACTCTTCTTGAACACCAATGATGCATCTCAAACTCAAACCAGCTCAATTGGAATAAGAGGAACCATTGGCTATGCGCCTCCTG AGTATGCAATGGGTGGAACTGTATCAAAAGAGGGAGATGTATATAGTTATGGGATCCTTGTATTGGAGATGTTCTCAGGAAAAAGGCCAACAGATAAAATATTTGGAGACCTTTTAAATCTACACAACTTTGTGAAGGATGCACTGCCAAAAAGACTTTCGCAGATCACATGCCCAACCCTTCTCTCAAGAGGAATGGAAGAAACACCAACAAGAAATGCTGAAACCGAAGAGCAAATCGAAATATATGCAGAAACAGAGCCCAGGAATAATGGGAACCTAAGCCAAACAAGTATCAGTAAAGAGAAAGATTGCTTGCTTTCAGTATTCAAAGTTGGAGTAGCCTGTTCAGCAGAATCACCCAAAGATAGAATGAGCATGAGAGATGTTGTTAAAGAACTGCATTTGATTAGAAGTATTTTTCTTGGAGTTCGGATCTATGAATAA